A stretch of the Nicotiana tabacum cultivar K326 chromosome 6, ASM71507v2, whole genome shotgun sequence genome encodes the following:
- the LOC142181623 gene encoding uncharacterized protein LOC142181623, translating to MITEIEAVTSAQETQGQKVQQESIMFEKNRILKQQMTEMCQAWASGQGQPRHESQFATQQEQYHSPEYHSYSFDLLANIEKPARKIVQEEMTQRVKSLEQRLKNMQGLAGQKSVAFKVLCMFPDVHLPPGFKTPKFEKYDGHGDPIAHLKRYFNQLRGAGRNEELLMAYFGESLTGVAFEWFLDQDPSRWYIWNDMAQAFVNQFQYNIDIAPDRICLSNLKKKPSESFREYAIKWREQAARVKPPMDDHKLITVFLQEQGPDYFQNMMFAVGKSFSEAIKMGEMVQNGLKTGKIISQAIFKAATQAVRIESDN from the coding sequence atgataactgaaatcgaagctgttacaagtgctcaagagactcagggtcagaaggttcaacaagagtctattATGTtcgagaaaaatagaatactgaaacaacaaatgaccgaaatgtgtcaagcatgggccagtggtcaaggacagcctcgtcatgagtcacaatttgctacacaacaagagcagtaccactctcctgagtaccactcgtactcgtttgatcttcttgcaaacattgagaagcctgcccgaaagatagtacaggaagaaatgacccaaagagtgaaaagcttagaacaacggttaaaaaacatgcaagggttggcaggtcaaaagagtgttgccttcaaagttctatgcatgttccccgatgtccacttgccgcctggtttcaagactcccaaatttgaaaagtatgatggacatggagaccccatagcccacctgaaaaggtattttaatcaactgagaggtgcgggaagaaacgaagaattgctgatggcttattttggggaaagccttacgggagtagcattcgaatggtttttggatcaagaccCATCTCGCTGGTACATTTggaatgacatggcacaggcctttgtcaatcagttccaatacaacatcgacattgccccagaccgcatttgcctttcaaacctgaagaagaaaccaagtgaaagtttcagggaatatgccattaaatggagagagcaagcagctagagttaagccacccatggatgaccacaagctaatcactgtcttccttcaagagCAAgggccagattactttcaaaacatgatgttcgcagttggcaaatccttttcggaagcaatcaaaatgggagaaatggtacagaatggtcttaagacaggcaaaattataagtcaagcaatttttaaagccgcaactcaAGCTGTCCGAATTGAGTCTGATAATTGA